The window ATGGGATCATGCTTTTAGAGCTTATCACTGGACAGCGCGCATTTGATCTTGCCAGGCTTgccaatgatgatgatgttatgCTACTTGATTGGGTAATAAACTCACTGCCTTCCTGCTTGTTATTCGCCAGATTCTTCTGTTATGTGTTAAGATgcaaaagtttattttgtgaTGTTATAATCTTGCTTCAACAGTGTTActctggatatatatatatatatatatatagtatatcTGGAATTGTTTTGTTCAGGGATGCACTCCATAACGCTCATGGCTCTGGTCAGTTGAATCCGTGTTTCAACCTGCTTCACTTTCTCTGCTTGTTTACTTCTCTTTTTCCATACAAACCATGCCCTTTTTTTTAACTCCATGTTTTCGTTGATTCCTTGTTACTCCAACGTGTTTCTAAAAGAATTTTAGCCTTCCGAGATTTATTGGGACGATAGATAGGAAATGGTATTTTGTTCCTTACCACCTTTTATCTCTTAGCTTAATTTCTTTATTGTCTTTGGCTTAGGAGAAGCATCATAGTTCTGGCCTTAATATTCTATTCTTGAAATACTAGGGATCTTTGGTTATCCTATGGAATTCATCTTTAAATAGCATCTAGGGtataattttactattaaatGGCTGACTCAAAGGTAGTTGCTGCTATATCATCATATGGTGATTTGTGATTAATGAAAACTGTCAACCTAGAATACCTCTTATTTCTGAATCTCTCTTCTTTCCTCTCCAATGACAGCTGGTACTCTTGAACTGATCTATCATACTGATTACTGAGGGATTTGTTCATATATTTATGAGGAGAGAACAGAATGAATTTAACTTTCTTGTAACATCCGGATGGGCTTCAACTACAGCTCatcttgatattaaataatttcaGTTTTGTTTACTCTTTATATAAGTTGCTGGAAGGTCGTGCCTTTAGTAATTATGTTGGCTAATTAGGCACAGCATGGACAGTGCATATCTTTTCACAGATGTAAACTTCCTGCTTGCAGCTGGGTTTAGTCATACACTTCTCTGATATTTTTCTCATTCTTACTGCTGGACTTGTCTATGCCACATTTGTTCATTCACTAATCAAAACTTCTGCAAGTTCTGCAGGTTAAAGCACTCCTAAAAGAGAGGAAATTGGAAATGCTGGTTGATCCGGACCTGCAGAACAATTATGTCGACTCTGAGGTAGAACAACTAATCCAAGTAGCATTGCTCTGCACCCAAAGCTCCCCAATGGACCGGCCTAAGATGTCCGAGGTGGTGAGAATGCTTGAAGGTGATGGATTGGCAGAGAGATGGGAGGAGTGGCAGAAGGTAGAGGTGGTCCGCCAGGATCTTGATTTGGCTCCATGTCAAAATTCTGAGTGGCTCCTTGACTCCACTGAGAACCTTCATGCTGTAGAATTGTCCGGTCCAAGATGACCATACCATTTCaacaaataagaaaatccatgatttaccttttgtttttgtttttgcaatgcCCCCTTCTGCAATCTTGTCTCTAATATTCAAGTTAACCCAATGTAGTCCCCCTTaggaatatatattaaaaatctgtGCATATGAATCTTTCTGGGTTACATTTTGGATCTTACAAGGCAAACTGCAGGGCACTATGAATATACCCAATGCCTTGTGCTCTATTATTCTTGTAACATTAATATAGTTCAATTGCAAAAGTTGGTATGATGATTTCCGAACCCTCCCCCCAcatgcttttttcttcttttcttcgaggaaaattttcaattcgTCTAAAGTTTCAGAGTGGTGTTTTAAATCATTGAAAGTTGTGCACTCAAACCTATTTGCTAGTATATATGTGCGTGTGAAAGtgttttatgtttgaaaatatattaaaatatatatttttaaattttttatcaaattatttttaatattagcatgtgaaaatataatttaaaaatataaaaaaattaattttaaataaaaaaattaaatttttatgaaacgCATCCTAAAAGAACATCTGAACTCATGGGAGTCGAATGCTGTGGTGATGACTAGTGCCAATAAATGTTTGATGGATCGATTTAGTAGTTACCCAATTATCTAATTTTGAAGCTGAActgggtttggtttttttttgaattaattttttaattaaaacacacaaaattaaattaactaggTCATCTTATGAAGTTATCAGCAGtttcagcacattaaaatgaaaaaatttcgatataaatatatatatttttattttaaatacagtGTTACTGCAAAACAAATGCTGCCTTGAACTGTTCAAAACCAACCCAAAATCATGGTTACAACTTACAAGCATTCGTGTCTAGAGACCTGGCAATAAGCGTTTTGCTGCTGGCTTCATTCACCAAACCAAGTTGAAtaccataaataaaaagaataaagaaaaaaaaaacagatcatCTTGCACCCAAAATGGTGAAAGGGTGACATTTTCTTtggaaggaaaaaggaaaacacacaaaaaaaaaaaaaaaaagaaaagagagaagggcaaaatataataaaaatacctaGATTATTTcttgtcaaataaaaataataaaaaatccttaACGAAAGACACGTAGGCCAAAACGAGTCCAAAAAACACCTCCAAAGCCAAAATTATCCTTTTGTGGCTCTCTCACCCAATAAGAACCGCGCTATCTCCCAACTCTCATCTTCCTGCTTGCCACGTGTCCTCCCCTCCTCCACCCctttccctccctccctccctctttgTCTCTTACGTGGTTTCCTAATTTCATGGAAACCTATAAAACCGCCATCTAACTACTCAGATACTTTCAATTAGGTCTTCAAAGTCCAGGATTATTCAGAAAACTCCTCTCTAAAATCATAAACTCcactatttaatatatttacactTGATATTTTCCGATTCTACTAGCAATCatataagaatattttataattaattggttctaattaattaaatttaatttttttatcacatgttgttgttgctgtttcTATATGGTATCATATTTCCATCACCATACCTTAAATAAAATGCTCCTAATTCAAACACACACATCAACCCTAATAACggattttgttaattatagcACTTCGTTTTAGGACAGTGTCTCTCAATTTTAGGATACAATTGAACTATATGAAGAGTTGAGAGATTGATATGTAGTTTCTCAAATTAAGAGTACCATtgcaataatttgttttttcctattAAAAACACACTCCATCCCTGTCTTGTTCTTCTCCTTGTCCAAACTCCTCTCTGCTTCATTCTCATACCACAAATCTCTTGAGCACAAACACACTCTAtacaagaaaagaataaaaataaataaatgaagattggggttttgatttgaaataataaaatcaaaatctccaTTAATGGCTTCTTCTTTACCCCTACCAGAGCTCACTTTCATCTCTCCACAATCCAGAACTCGGAAACATCACCACCACCTACTTCCTCTCTCTAGACACTCTCTTTCTAAACTAAATGTTTCtagtaaaaaacttaaattcaaTATTCCTCTTCGGACTCCAGTGGTTCGAGCTTTGAGTGAGGATACTGCAGTGATCGATGAGAGAGAGCGAGAAATTTTGAAAGAACTGAATGGAAATGGGAACGGAAGAGTGAATGGATCAGTGGAGAGGTATGTAAATGGTAGAGTTGTGAGTGTGGAGGAGGGAGAGAGTAGTAGTAATGGGAGTTTGATGAAGTATGCGAGTGGAAATGGTGTGGCAGCCACGGCGACGGCGAAGATTGTGGGGGAGGAGGAAAAGGAAGGGTTGAAGGAGGATGGAAGGAAGAAGAGGATAGAGGAAATTGGGAAAGAAGAGGCTTGGTTTAAGCGTGCTGGTCAACAAGTTgaggttttatttcttttattttcatcatttaaagaAGTTTTGCCTGATTGTTTTGTTTCATAGGAAATAAATGGGTCTTAGAATTTACGTGCTTGATTTGAATTTAGTTAAAGAAAGAACTGATTATCGCTAACTAACTAGTTTAACTTCTTACTTTGTTTTGTGCTAAGCAATCTTGATTAAAGTTTGGCTCATACCTGGGCTGAGAGGGTTAAGGGAAGGAAGAGCAAGCACCAATGATCTCTCAatctaaaggaaaaaaagggggAATACCATCATTTTGGTTTATAAATAGTAATCTTGCATGCATCGTCACTTGTTAGTAATACTTGTACGCTTAGTCCATAGTTTCCCTTTGTATCATAGATATAACATGACACAAGTATGAATGGATTCCTGGAGAACTTGAGATTAATGTCCATTTTAGGAAATGTGCCCTACCATTTGGCTGTTTATCAGCAGATTATCTTTCTTAGGATGGTAATTCAAGCATCGGAGAATACAGTTGAGCCAGTAGCAACTCTGACGGAAGGGATCTGGTTTGTTGTTAAGCAAGACATGAGGCTTTGTGATAGGAGAATGACTGAGGAACTTTAGTTGAGCAAGATTGCAAGCTTTTCATTTCTGGATATGTTGTCTTTGCAAGTTTCTAGTCCTGTATGGTCTTACCAGAGGTCATGGAGATAGAATTACCTCAATAGTATATCCCCCTATTTAATTCAGGCTTCATCGTGCTACCACCTCATGGCTGAGCACAATTGCATTTCCCATGAAATCTGGGTTCTGAAACACTTTTTGTTTGGGATGACAATTCATGGTCTTGCAGGTTTCTGTTGCACCTGGAGGGCGTTGGAGTAGATTCAAGACCTACTCAACAATACAAAGGACTTTGGAAATATGGGGATTTGTTTTAACATTTATCTTCAAGGCTTGGCTGAACAGCCAAAAATTCTCTTATCGAGGTAAGTAATTTCTAGTTGATTGGTTTTGGTTGagtggtaaaaaaatataatttaaattttgaatcatCATCGTGTAGTTTTTGCATTTTGTTGCTCTTGTATTTGTACTTCAGGTCTGATTTGTGTGACTGGAGCTCTCAATAACCCATGAGTTTTATGGAAATTGTTAATTTATCAGGATGATCAGCCTCTAGATTTATCTTGCTaagttttccctttttttcctcTGCTGGTCAGTCTGATTATACAAATGAAAATATGCAGGAGGAATGACAGAGGAGAAAAAAGTTGCAAGGAGGAAGGCCCTTGCCAAGTGGTTAAAGGAAAGCATATTAAGATTAGGTCCAACATTCATAAAAATTGGTCAGCAGTTCTCTACAAGAGTGGATATTCTTGCTCAAGAATATGTTGATCAATTGTCTGAGCTTCAGGTCAAGACTTTTCTTTCGATATTGGGTGTTTGACATTGAGTTTCAACctgtttttcatcaaaatttgattttatttttgcttcaaattaatattttttagtgtttttggatcgttttggtatgctgatgtcaaaaatgaattttaaaaaataaaaaaacattattttgatgcatttctgagcgaaaaacactttgaaaaacaaccgttaCCACACTTTCAAAAACCTTCTTAACAAAAAAGGCTTTTCATTGTATGTATTTTTCAGTTGGTTCAATTTTCTTCTATAGCCATTTTTTTGGAGTTCATGATTTATTTGGGATGGTCTAAATTGATGTATTCTTTCAGGATCAAGTTCCTCCATTTCCATCAGAGACTGCTGTTTCTATTGTTGAGGAAGAGCTTGGAGCTCCAGTGGATGATATCTTTGATCAATTTGACTACGAACCCATAGCTGCCGCAAGTCTTGGTAATTGTTATTtcattttggttgttttttgatGGGGAAACTTTTGCAATTTGCCGTTTGACGTTTGTTTTCTGTGATGCAATTGATGATAAGAAAGTAATATCTGATGTTGcaatttctttcttgttcttccCTTTCCCCCCTTGTTTCTTAATGTAGGTCAAGTTCACCGTGCAAGATTGAAAGGACAGGAAGTTGTGATTAAAGTTCAAAGACCTGGTCTCAAGGATCTTTTTGATATTGACCTAAAAAACCTGAGGGTTAGTTTCCTTTATACTTTAGAAATTCCTTGCATCACTTTTGGTGGGGTCATGAGGGTTTAAAAGTCTGAGATATATGAAGCATCGCCTAGTTGCTGATTGTTTCCAGGTAATAGCTGAATATCTTCAAAAGATTGACCCAAAGTCAGATGGTGCAAAGAGGGACTGGGTTGCAATATATGATGAATGTGCAAGTGTCTTGTATCAGGTAGCAGTGTTCCCTTTATGGCCTCATCTTCCTTATTGCTCAGAAAAAAACAAGTGGCATCTATTCTTTTACTCCGATTTCCCAAGTCAAAGTTTTTCTGTTTgcaataattaatgttttttccttAAGTTGGTGTTGTAAGTTAAGCATTGAggtttttgataaatttgaaatgaattaaGCACTAGGATGGTCATGCTTCTTGAAACAACATTCTCACCATCTTAGTCAAATTGAAATCAGGATGTGGGACATAGATGAGTAGGAGGACAGAAGGGAAGCCCCTCATTTAATGTTGGTGGTTGTTGCAATCAAACACATGCCTGGGATAGAGTTGCAAATTAAATGAACATTAGGATGGTCATGCTTCAAGAAACAAGATTTTCAGTCTTTAGTCTACTTAAAGTCAGGGTAAGTGACATGGACGAGTAGGGAGATAAAAGGGAAGACCTCAAGAAATGAGTGATCAAATACATGCAGCCTATGATTTAACCATATAAATGAGCTCTAACAGCATGCAACCAAGTACAAAATGACTAGTAATGcctttttagattaattttctcTACTTCaaagaaattcaataaaattgtaaatttaagtttttaaatttaattatggtTTAACTTGCAGGTCTTGTGTCCAGGGGTcattaacataatttattatggAGCTGCATTACAGTTCAGTTTTCTGATTGCAACGGCTAATAGTATTTGACATTTTCAGGAGATTGATTATACTAAGGAAGCTGCTAATGCAGAACTGTTTGCAAGTAATTTCAAGAAGATGGAATATGTAAAAGTCCCAACAATAAATTGGGAATACACCACTCCACAGGTTCTAATTATGAACTTGagcactatttttttcttataaaacacTATTTCTAAAGTTATTTGTAACCTCGTGCTCCTTTATTTATTCATCTGAATGTAGATTCTGACAATGGAGTATGTCCCAgggatcaaaataaacaaaattcaagCTTTAGATCAATTGGGTGTTGATCGCAAAAGGTTAAGATAATCTCCTGCTATTAAGGGAGTGACTCGCGTttccaaaaaattcaatttgtttttttgctaaaaattaatttttttgggtatgttttggatcgttttgatgcgctgatttcaacaataattttgaaaaaatgaaaacacatcattttgatacatttcggcatgaaaaacactttgaaaagcagcTGCAACCACACTCCTAAACAGGCCTTAGCTTGGTGAAATCATATTAACATTGTACCTTTAACTCTTGTCCTTTCAGTGCTTGTACTTGTGTGATTTagtatagtaaaaaaattactttattgtCAGCTAAAAATCTTCATCTTTATCATGCTTTGCAGATTGGGTCGATATGCGGTTGAATCTTATTTGGAACAAATTCTATCTCATGGATTCTTCCATGCCGACCCTGTGAGTTTACTGccattttcagtttttattggTAATTGAAATATTTGCTATTTAGGATTCTCAGTATGacaaaattatttgagaaagtGAACCTGAATTCTGAGCTTACTGTACTTTCATATGAGGATAAACACAAATTATTTCAAGGGCACGCAAGGTCTTTATTGAAAGGCTTACCTcctaagtaaaaaaagaaaaaaaaaaacagagatctAGAAAATTCTGCTGGAGATGCTGAAGGTGCAAGGTTTTTAGATTCCTTGGATGAAAAGCTTGATTAACCATATGCCTTGCATCTTGAGGTGTAATCGACATGCATTGACCTGAAATCTCAATTTTCATGAGAAAATGTTCTTAAAAGtcttatttattgttgtttcaaaatttcagcagGTGATGCTAGATAGTCATCTGAAGAGGGGTTTTTAACTTTCTGACTGCAGTGTATCATAGGTTACCT is drawn from Populus nigra chromosome 5, ddPopNigr1.1, whole genome shotgun sequence and contains these coding sequences:
- the LOC133695319 gene encoding protein ACTIVITY OF BC1 COMPLEX KINASE 8, chloroplastic-like isoform X2, coding for MASSLPLPELTFISPQSRTRKHHHHLLPLSRHSLSKLNVSSKKLKFNIPLRTPVVRALSEDTAVIDEREREILKELNGNGNGRVNGSVERYVNGRVVSVEEGESSSNGSLMKYASGNGVAATATAKIVGEEEKEGLKEDGRKKRIEEIGKEEAWFKRAGQQVSVAPGGRWSRFKTYSTIQRTLEIWGFVLTFIFKAWLNSQKFSYRGGMTEEKKVARRKALAKWLKESILRLGPTFIKIGQQFSTRVDILAQEYVDQLSELQDQVPPFPSETAVSIVEEELGAPVDDIFDQFDYEPIAAASLGQVHRARLKGQEVVIKVQRPGLKDLFDIDLKNLRVIAEYLQKIDPKSDGAKRDWVAIYDECASVLYQEIDYTKEAANAELFASNFKKMEYVKVPTINWEYTTPQILTMEYVPGIKINKIQALDQLGVDRKRLGRYAVESYLEQILSHGFFHADPHPGNIAVDDVNGGRLIFYDFGMMGSISPNIREGLLETFYGVYEKDPDKVLEAMVQMGVLVPTGDMTAVRRTAQFFLNSFEERLAAQRREREMATTELGFKKQLTKEEKMEKRKQRLAAIGEDLLSIAADQPFRFPATFTFVVRAFSVLDGIGKGLDPRFDITEIAKPYALELLRFREAGVEVLLKDFRKRWDRQSRAFHNLFRQADRVQKLAETIQRLEQGDLKLRVRTLEAERAFQRVAAVQKTVGSAVAAGSLINLATILFLNSIRVPATAASILCAFFSFQVLFGIIKVKSLDQQERLITGTA
- the LOC133695319 gene encoding protein ACTIVITY OF BC1 COMPLEX KINASE 8, chloroplastic-like isoform X1; translation: MASSLPLPELTFISPQSRTRKHHHHLLPLSRHSLSKLNVSSKKLKFNIPLRTPVVRALSEDTAVIDEREREILKELNGNGNGRVNGSVERYVNGRVVSVEEGESSSNGSLMKYASGNGVAATATAKIVGEEEKEGLKEDGRKKRIEEIGKEEAWFKRAGQQVEVSVAPGGRWSRFKTYSTIQRTLEIWGFVLTFIFKAWLNSQKFSYRGGMTEEKKVARRKALAKWLKESILRLGPTFIKIGQQFSTRVDILAQEYVDQLSELQDQVPPFPSETAVSIVEEELGAPVDDIFDQFDYEPIAAASLGQVHRARLKGQEVVIKVQRPGLKDLFDIDLKNLRVIAEYLQKIDPKSDGAKRDWVAIYDECASVLYQEIDYTKEAANAELFASNFKKMEYVKVPTINWEYTTPQILTMEYVPGIKINKIQALDQLGVDRKRLGRYAVESYLEQILSHGFFHADPHPGNIAVDDVNGGRLIFYDFGMMGSISPNIREGLLETFYGVYEKDPDKVLEAMVQMGVLVPTGDMTAVRRTAQFFLNSFEERLAAQRREREMATTELGFKKQLTKEEKMEKRKQRLAAIGEDLLSIAADQPFRFPATFTFVVRAFSVLDGIGKGLDPRFDITEIAKPYALELLRFREAGVEVLLKDFRKRWDRQSRAFHNLFRQADRVQKLAETIQRLEQGDLKLRVRTLEAERAFQRVAAVQKTVGSAVAAGSLINLATILFLNSIRVPATAASILCAFFSFQVLFGIIKVKSLDQQERLITGTA